A DNA window from Aspergillus nidulans FGSC A4 chromosome V contains the following coding sequences:
- a CDS encoding uncharacterized protein (transcript_id=CADANIAT00003378) produces the protein MLALRDQENLVHTHQTVAASKPLNQGARQLQPKTPGNRAPKTPFKVPLKDENDPLALGRKTVKTIGKQNENARPSVKDAFVTPMGDTRHRAPLGMKTTNAKARGLQTPAAPIGNIKPERTTKKGSTQRVKKFSPFVEQPQPEVKVQPLQDDVPDIEYMPPKPKDLPDYPEEITYDTSFPQFRPENLALGLESVYGDEIGSDGLTKRQRKFQKDFAAYDKMVDEMILKQIESIDFAGLSDDEQSKQPPVVELPQRRIQARNPRAASVKSNYSSGVSTVRARDAAKALSGNERTIPRTRVAPIMKPRARIASSLFPSKKPRAPANPSSMRHTAAAADSRTTVGYTKGREVSSRLHGTAKTSTKQPTKKPALSLETYTQPYGSPSLESEGDQLAEELFPTYEEDEETQNFQLTL, from the exons ATGCTGGCCCTTCGAGACCAGGAGAACCTCGTTCACACCCACCAAACCGTTGCAGCGTCGAAGCCATTGAACCAGGGCGCCAGACAACTACAGCCGAAGACTCCGGGGAACCGAGCCCCGAAGACACCCTTTAAAGTGCCACTGAAGGATGAGAACGACCCGCTAGCGCTCGGAAGGAAGACTGTGAAGACGATTGGGAAGCAAAATGAGAACGCCAGACCCTCTGTCAAGGATGCTTTTGTCACTCCTATGG GAGACACCCGTCATCGTGCTCCCTTGgggatgaagacgaccaaTGCCAAAGCGAGAGGCTTGCAAACCCCGGCAGCTCCTATAGGGAATATAAAGCCAGAAAGGACGACCAAGAAAGGCTCTACTCAGCGCGTCAAGAAATTCTCCCCGTTTGTGGAGCAGCCACAGCCAGAAGTGAAAGTGCAGCCCCTGCAGGATGACGTGCCTGATATCGAGTACATGCCGCCCAAGCCAAAAG ACCTGCCGGACTACCCTGAAGAGATTACGTACGACACTTCATTCCCGCAATTTCGCCCTGAAAACTTGGCGCTTGGTTTAGAGAGCGTTTACGGCGACGAGATTGGGAGTGACGGCCTCACGAAACGACAGCGCAAATTTCAGAAAGATTTCGCCGCTTATGATAAGATGGTTGACGAAATGATCCTTAAGCAAATCGAAAGCATTGACTTTGCGGGACTcagcgatgatgagcagTCGAAGCAACCTCCGGTTGTAGAGCTTCCACAACGCCGCATCCAAGCGCGGAATCCCAGGGCTGCTTCAGTAAAATCGAACTATTCGAGTGGCGTTTCGACGGTCCGTGCTCGGGACGCAGCCAAAGCTCTTTCCGGCAACGAGCGGACTATTCCACGAACTCGAGTAGCCCCCATCATGAAACCGAGAGCCAGGATCGCTTCGTCACTATTTCCCTCGAAGAAACCTCGGGCTCCTGCCAACCCCTCGTCAATGCGACACACTGCAGCCGCTGCGGACTCTCGAACAACTGTGGGCTACACCAAGGGTCGAGAGGTGTCGTCTCGACTGCACGGCACGGCTAAGACCTCTACGAAGCAGCCTACAAAGAAACCTGCTCTGTCTTTGGAGACCTATACTCAGCCATACGGATCTCCTTCCCTGGAATCTGAAGGCGACCAATTGGCCGAAGAGCTGTTTCCCACGtacgaagaagatgaggagaccCAAAACTTTCAGCTAACTTTGTGA
- a CDS encoding PEX28-32 family peroxisomal membrane protein (transcript_id=CADANIAT00003373), producing the protein MAALEDIPWIDSMAPSTHLNDHADSQPPTVAAFSPTTISGSSLTSRQRSSIIVHRKSPLLVATPPPVTRALAYSYPFILPLNTLVGLLTWTTGDSSYSFLLVATFWAVVLYGDAIILWAGPLLVVVGLILGMYWRRYSPLSTRAFSTEKHNQSAASEGSAHRHDSLDEIVEAMRTFTTRCNILLEPLVELTDFLSTQRSATFATTRPALTTLFVRILFVTPIWITLTLPPLYLITTRRVIMIVGTIILTYHSRTARVCRVILWRSLTIRRICGMITGLSFDLDAGKTHIQSHGHAANIATRRRGDSSGVRFTFIIYENQRRWLGIGWTYSLFPSERAAWTDEHLNPVPSKNEFELPEVQSGNAKWRWVEGSEWHIDGADDDVSDSKASDGGGWIYYDNKWNDGRRGLDGWDRYTRRRKWCRDAELVEITPDGKPLDAPSALTQALAQDIEQSKTGKPDANADASTVDADSVSLAPSTTSSKARRRRWFGSSSNSKSVSDSKNSSSTSTPPATNNNDSESPGNAKITSSSATSTSHNRSSSSLRSVSSRPVSISRSRRLSGLSGSNSGYNTGSPHGSSTVASDSLSIREKEISDAQDRLDKWGARATGGTERAERELGLGDEVNMGLS; encoded by the exons ATGGCAGCACTCG AAGATATCCCGTGGATAGATTCCATGGCCCCTTCAACTCACCTCAACGACCATGCTGACTCTCAGCCGCCGACGGTCGCCGCTTTCTCGCCCACCACCATATCCGGCTCGTCGTTGACCTCAAGACAACGCTCCAGCATCATCGTGCACCGCAAGTCTCCTCTCCTCGTGGCCACTCCTCCGCCGGTCACACGAGCCTTGGCCTATTCGTACCCGTTCATTCTTCCACTCAATACGCTCGTTGGCTTGTTGACATGGACAACGGGCGATTCGTCCTATAGCTTCCTACTCGTTGCCACCTTCTGGGCGGTCGTTCTATACGGGGATGCAATCATTCTTTGGGCCGGGCCGCTCTTGGTGGTCGTCGGGTTGATTCTTGGGATGTATTGGAGACGGTACTCGCCTTTATCGACCAGAGCTTTTTCAACAGAGAAGCATAACCAGTCGGCTGCCTCCGAGGGCTCTGCGCACCGACATGATAGCCTAGATGAGATCGTGGAGGCAATGAGGACGTTCACCACCCGGTGCAATATCCTGCTCGAGCCGCTTGTGGAACTCACAGATTTCCTGTCGACTCAAAGATCCGCTACCTTTGCGACTACGCGGCCGGCCCTTACCACGTTGTTTGTTCGGATTCTCTTCGTAACTCCGATATGGATAACTTTGACTCTGCCTCCGCTTTACCTCATTACTACCCGTCGTGTCATTATGATAGTCGGCACAATTATACTTACATACCATTCGCGAACAGCAAGAGTTTGCCGCGTCATTCTTTGGAGGTCTCTTACTATTCGCCGTATATGCGGAATGATTACCGGTCTGTCATTTGACCTGGATGCTGGCAAGACTCACATTCAGAGTCACGGTCACGCCGCAAACATTGCAACTAGGCGTCGCGGAGACTCGTCGGGCGTTCGTTTTACTTTTATCATTTATGAGAACCAGCGTCGTTGGCTAGGTATCGGTTGGACGTACTCTTTATTTCCGTCGGAACGCGCTGCGTGGACGGATGAGCATCTGAATCCTGTTCCTTCGAAGAACGAGTTCGAGCTTCCCGAGGTGCAAAGCGGGAATGCAAAGTGGCGGTGGGTTGAGGGCAGCGAATGGCACATTGATGGAGCTGATGACGATGTGTCTGACTCCAAGGCTTCTGATGGGGGCGGTTGGATATACTATGATAATAAG TGGAACGACGGACGTCGCGGTCTAGACGGATGGGACCGTTACACTCGCCGCAGAAAGTGGTGTCGGGATGCCGAACTCGTGGAGATCACACCAGACGGCAAGCCCCTAGATGCACCATCCGCCTTGACCCAGGCCTTGGCGCAAGACATCGAGCAGAGCAAAACGGGAAAACCCGATGCCAATGCCGATGCTTCAACAGTCGACGCTGATTCCGTGAGTCTCGCCCCGTCCACAACCTCTAGCAAAGCCCGGCGCCGACGTTGGTTCGGCagttcctcaaactcgaaaAGTGTAAGCGACAGCAaaaacagcagcagcacatcTACTCCACCAGCCACAAATAACAATGACTCCGAAAGCCCTGGAAATGCGAAAATaacctcttcttctgccactAGTACTAGTCACaaccgcagcagctcctcgtTAAGGAGCGTCTCTTCAAGACCGGTGAGCATCTCCAGGTCTCGGAGACTGTCCGGTCTCTCTGGGAGCAATTCTGGTTATAACACCGGAAGTCCGCATGGGAGTAGCACGGTCGCAAGCGATAGCCTTAGTATTCGGGAGAAGGAGATTTCGGATGCTCAGGATCGGTTAGATAAATGGGGGGCTAGGGCTACGGGGGGGACGGAACGGGCGGAGAGGGAGCTTGGACTCGGTGATGAGGTGAATATGGGACTGAGCTGA
- a CDS encoding amine oxidase (transcript_id=CADANIAT00003375) translates to MSSAQGQPVPHPFDPLTSQEIRLGHRILQSAFPGVQLRINRIDLQEPIKKDVIPYIEAERLGRPLPKKPARLLYSYFHRLDTGACCKALLNADDASVVYAKELPAGVQIPIDVDEITEIEKLCMEHPAVLAEIEKLKLPQGVTVCNDPWMYGTDNIHETRRLFQCFMYIMSVDHPENNHYSIPCKFSPVFDGHTRELVRMDYLPGGSDTQTAETQPWKPVKTIQYAHDLLDEPLRTDLKPYIVQQPEGASFSVTGNKVYWQKWRFRVGFNNRDGLVLYNLTYDNRNVLYRLSISEMTVPYGDPRAPYHRKQAFDVGDVGFGLNANQLSLGCDCLGHIKYFDGYRSDSKGQPVRLKNIICMHEQDNGLQHKHTNYRSGAATVVRNRQLVLQMICTVANYEYIFAYILDQVANIELEVRATGILSTVPFDNTNGETVKWGTNVGPGVMAPFHQHMFSLRIDPAIDGFKNTVYYQDSVPLPEDENNPYLVGYTTEETTIGRSGTANTDINRHRVFKIRNDNVINPITYKPVAYKLQTAPSQMLIMPKHAIGYQRAEFASKPIWVTRYQDDELYAAGEFTNQSKRANGVETWVQRNDVTENEDVVLWHTFGLTHNPRIEDFPVMPMERISVMLKPDGFFTKNPALDVPQSTQNFNKSTLHPESCCESVKSKI, encoded by the exons ATGTCTTCAGCGCAAGGGCAGCCAGTCCCTCACCCATTTGACCCTCTTACATCTCAAGAAATTCGTCTAGGTCACCGTATCCTGCAGTCTGCGTTCCCTGGAGTTCAGCTTCGGATCAACCGAATTGATCTTCAAGAACCTATCAAAAAAGATGTCATTCCTTACATCGAGGCAGAACGGCTAGGGAGGCCTCTTCCCAAAAAGCCAGCCCGCCTGCTTTACTCTTACTTTCATCGTCTTGATACAGGGGCATGCTGCAAAGCTCTGCTCAACGCCGACGATGCATCCGTTGTCTACGCGAAAGAGTTGCCGGCTGGGGTTCAG ATTCCCATAGACGTGGATGAAATCACAGAAATTGAGAAGCTTTGCATGGAGCATCCAGCTGTGTTGGCTGAGATCGAAAAATTGAAACTTCCCCAGGGAGTTACAGTTTGCAATGATCCCTGGATGTATGGCACGGACAATATTCATGAGACCCGCCGGTTGTTCCAGTGCTTCATGTACATTATGTCTGTGGACCACCCTGAGAACAATCACTACTCTATTCCGTGCAAGTTCTCCCCTGTTTTTGATGGCCATACACGCGAGCTGGTCCGCATGGACTACTTGCCTGGAGGCTCCGATACCCAGACAGCTGAGACGCAACCGTGGAAGCCAGTCAAGACGATTCAATATGCACATGATCTCTTGGATGAGCCTCTCCGCACTGATCTCAAGCCATATATCGTCCAACAACCGGAGGGCGCCTCGTTTTCGGTGACGGGAAACAAGGTCTACTGGCAGAAGTGGCGTTTCCGAGTGGGATTCAACAACCGTGATGGCTTGGTCCTCTACAATCTTACCTACGACAACCGCAACGTTTTGTATCGGCTTTCCATCTCTGAAATGACCGTGCCCTATGGAG ACCCTCGAGCACCGTATCATAGGAAGCAAGCTTTCGACGTTGGTGATGTGGGATTTGGTCTGAATGCCAATCAGCTCTCGCTTGGCTGTGACTGCTTAGGACACATCAAATACTTCGACGGTTACCGATCCGATTCTAAAGGCCAACCTGTTCGTCTGAAGAATATAATCTGCATGCATGAACAGGATAACGGGCTTCAGCACAAACACACCAATTACAGATCGGGAGCAGCCACCGTTGTCCGCAACCGCCAGCTTGTTCTCCAAATGATCTGTACGGTGGCCAACTACGAGTACATCTTCGCCTACATCCTTGATCAAGTAGCGAATATCGAACTTGAAGTCCGCGCCACCGGTATTCTCTCCACGGTGCCCTTTGACAATACAAATGGGGAAACTGTCAAGTGGGGCACCAATGTCGGCCCAGGCGTCATGGCTCCTTTCCACCAACACATGTTCTCCTTGCGCATCGACCCTGCTATTGATGGCTTCAAAAACACTGTCTATTACCAAGACAGCGTCCCTCTTCCAGAAGACGAAAATAACCCTTACTTGGTTGGATACACCACGGAGGAAACCACCATTGGCAGGTCCGGCACTGCAAACACTGACATCAATCGCCACCGTGTGTTCAAGATTCGCAATGATAACGTTATCAACCCCATTACCTACAAGCCAGTGGCATACAAGTTGCAAACCGCGCCTAGCCAAATGCTTATCATGCCGAAGCATGCCATTGGCTATCAACGAGCGGAGTTCGCCTCAAAGCCAATCTGGGTTACTCGGTATCAAGACGACGAACTATACGCTGCCGGTGAGTTTACAAACCAAAGCAAACGTGCCAACGGGGTAGAGACGTGGGTGCAGAGAAATGATGTTACGGAAAATGAAGACGTTGTCTTATGGCACA CTTTCGGTCTAACGCATAACCCGCGTATTGAGGACTTCCCCGTCATGCCCATGGAGCGTATCAGCGTGATGTTAAAACCGGACGGCTTTTTTACGAAGAACCCAGCACTGGATGTGCCTCAATCGACGCAGAATTTCAACAAGTCAACACTTCACCCAGAATCATGTTGCGAGTCTGTGAAGAGTAAGATATAG
- a CDS encoding Zn(II)2Cys6 transcription factor (transcript_id=CADANIAT00003374): MGCPGTPNIFQQYESEPRTKKRCRRHGGNWSRTGCLTCKRRRKRCDEAKPSCHTCTRLGLTCEGYSSMWAVPLGPGAQIFKPTEPARHHRPGPSLSPASLVGSRASSATIGQPLPVTGHTSPIYSPVPEKDDLADSESCSSRNANQLAVQAASRSPSPSRLINHLSHLDSHYLQYHMERGSKLLTNLESDENPLRSMLIPRALSSTLLMNALCALSAIHFSNRTHHSWFAENEGAKYYIDTMRGLRTTLATSERSYVPDDAILAVSLLCKYEIVRGSVKQWAVHLDAVQTLVSSRGGLNQLDQDAAEFIRGLFVYANNLARLTNRRTLLKPSIPGSDIVKPHKLDIYIGYTEEIIKTCARIADLPRLVSDSEAFEHELVSIDSILHTWTSTKTTYIVPKGITQATLSRLRLVAESFRDAAYIYLHSVLERTSLSEVSLPSSITSHADWRFEHLISISKTTAIMSLLKRLKTHPIDKNCEFSALTFPLFIAGCETHSEEDRQLIWGMLSVVEANFGIGNVKRAKEALEIVWSSCTPAVDGIGDDEVETEDKRARGVKKHWADVLNRLGWDLILA, from the exons ATGGGCTGCCCGGGGACGCCGAACATATTCCAGCAGTATGAAAGCGAGCCACGCACGAAGAAAAGATGCAGAAGACATGGAGGCAATTGGAGTCGAACCGGCTGTTTGACTTGCAAAAGACGAAGGAAGCGCTGCGATGAGGCTAAGCCTAG CTGCCATACCTGCACCAGGTTAGGCTTAACCTGTGAAGGTTATAGCTCAATGTGGGCAGTTCCACTTGGACCAGGCGCTcagatcttcaagccaaCAGAGCCCGCTAGACACCATAGACCTGGGCCCAGTTTATCACCTGCTTCGTTAGTCGGTTCAAGGGCATCGTCTGCGACTATAGGGCAGCCATTGCCAGTAACAGGTCATACTTCACCTATTTATTCGCCGGTCCCTGAAAAGGATGACCTTGCGGATTCGGAGAGTTGTAGTTCGAGAAATGCCAACCAACTAGCTGTTCAGGCGGCCTCCCGgtctccctccccctccagATTGATCAATCATCTTTCCCACCTCGACTCCCATTACCTCCAATACCACATGGAACGGGGCTCAAAGCTGCTAACTAACCTAGAGTCTGATGAGAATCCCCTCCGGTCCATGTTAATCCCCAGGGCTCTCTCATCGACTCTTCTCATGAACGCTCTATGCGCCCTATCCGCCATTCACTTCTCCAACCGTACTCACCACAGCTGGTTTGCTGAGAATGAAGGGGCCAAGTACTACATTGACACCATGCGCGGCTTAAGAACAACGCTTGCAACTTCCGAGAGAAGTTATGTTCCAGACGacgccatcctcgccgtttctcttctttgcaaGTATGAGATTGTCCGCGGGAGCGTGAAGCAATGGGCTGTGCATCTAGACGCAGTGCAGACGTTGGTTTCCTCCCGGGGAGGACTCAACCAGCTCGATCAGGATGCAGCCGAGTTTATACGTGGACT CTTCGTCTATGCAAACAACCTGGCTAGGCTTACCAACCGAAGAACCTTACTCAAGCCGTCTATTCCCGGCTCTGATATCGTCAAGCCCCACAAGCTAGACATCTACATCGGATACACAGAGGAAATCATCAAGACGTGCGCGCGGATAGCAGACCTCCCTCGTCTGGTCTCAGATTCGGAGGCCTTTGAACATGAACTTGTTTCAAT AGACAGCATCCTCCACACATGGACCTCCACCAAGACAACCTACATCGTACCCAAAGGCATAACCCAGGCTACCCTCTCCCGCCTGCGCTTGGTAGCTGAGTCCTTTCGTGATGCCGCGTATATCTACCTTCATTCAGTCCTGGAACGCACAAGCCTATCCGAAGTCTCACTCCCATCTTCCATAACTTCACACGCAGACTGGAGATTCGAACACCTCATCTCAATCTCCAAAACGACCGCCATAATGTCCCTCCTAAAACGTCTCAAAACTCATCCCATCGACAAGAACTGCGAGTTCTCAGCGCTCACATTCCCGCTTTTTATTGCCGGCTGCGAGACGCACAGTGAGGAAGATAGGCAGCTAATATGGGGTATGCTGAGTGTTGTCGAGGCCAATTTTGGAATAGGGAATGTGAAGAGGGCGAAAGAGGCGCTAGAGATCGTTTGGTCTTCTTGTACCCCTGCGGTCGATGGGATTGGCgatgatgaggttgagacAGAGGATAAACGGGCGAGAGGGGTGAAGAAGCACTGGGCTGACGTGCTCAACAGGCTAGGCTGGGACTTGATTCTCGCGTAA
- a CDS encoding putative cyclopropane-fatty-acyl-phospholipid synthase (transcript_id=CADANIAT00003377), giving the protein MTNIHPESPEDFEFIETPAASCTTPADDCGVRTTSYPAIKNAPVPADAAGSDSFSNTLLILLLVVIPWYTARQIGGGLKTTIFFAIFTTIPILMAFWSIASSISPRKNEKAKYAGRPVEHYLHFHSEHDRATYRGKSKIPMEVFYEKYFAGEVDFKMDALEALEFRHDWANFRFTMGLFKHFLFGFIPELLVHSRSQDEEQVRDHYDRGDDFYAWFLGPRMIYTSGIISDIKKEETLEQLQDNKLAVVCEKVGLKPGDTVLDLGCGWGTLAKYASVHYGAQVTGITLGRNQTAWGNKGLRAAGIDESQSRILCMDYRDAPRVPGGYKKITCLEMAEHVGVRHFGSFLAQVNEMLDDDGVFFLQIAGLRKSWQYEDLIWGLFMNKYIFPGADASTPLGFVVDKLEAAGFEIKGIDTIGVHYSATLWRWYRNWLGNGEKVKAKYGERWYRIWEYFLAYSTITSRQGGATCWQITLVKNINSTHRVEGINSQYGLTGAREAAIASVGKGSLPSAHVTFKA; this is encoded by the exons ATGACGAACATTCATCCCGAGTCGCCTGAGGACTTCGAGTTCATCGAGACCCCGGCTGCCTCGTGCACCACTCCCGCCGACGACTGTGGAGTGCGGACTACCTCG TACCCGGCCATCAAAAATGCCCCGGTCCCAGCGGACGCCGCTGGCAGCGACAGTTTCTCCAACACCTTGCTTATTCTTCTATTGGTGGTGATACCTTGGTATACCGCTCGTCAGATTGGTGGTGGCTTGAAAACCACTATCTTCTTCGCAATATTCACCACCATTCCGATCTTAATGGCCTTCTGGTCCATTGCCTCGTCGATCTCCCCCCGCAAGAACGAAAAGGCTAAGTACGCCGGCCGCCCCGTTGAGCACTACCTGCACTTCCACAGTGAACATGACCGTGCCACATACCGTGGGAAGAGCAAGATTCCAATGGAGGTGTTTTACGAGAAATACTTTGCCGGTGAAGTCGACTTCAAGATGGATGCTTTGGAGGCCTTGGAGTTCAGACACGACTGGGCCAACTTCCGCTTCACAATGGGCCTCTTCAAGCACTTTCTTTTCGGCTTCATTCCGGAATTGTTGGTTCACTCCCGTTCTCAGG ATGAGGAACAGGTCCGTGACCACTATGACCGTGGTGACGACTTTTATGCTTGGTTCCTGGGTCCCCGTATGATCTACACGTCTGGTATTATTTCCgacatcaagaaggaggagactctcgagcagcttcagGACAACAAGCTGGCTGTGGTTTGTGAGAAGGTCGGGCTGAAGCCAGGTGACACAGTCCTCGAtcttggctgtggctgggGTACTCTGGCGAAATACGCTTCTGTCCATTATGGCGCTCAGGTTACCGGTATTACGCTGGGCCGCAACCAAACCGCTTGGGGCAATAAGGGTCTCCGTGCTGCTGGTATTGATGAATCTCAGAGCCGTATCTTGTGTATGGACTACCGCGATGCTCCTCGTGTCCCTGGCGGGTATAAGAAGATCActtgcttggagatggctGAGCACGTTGGTGTTCGCCACTTCGGTTCGTTCTTGGCTCAGGTtaatgagatgctggatgACGATggtgtcttcttcctgcaAATTGCTGGTCTCCGCAAGTCCTGGCAATACGAGGATCTCATCTGGGGTCTTTTCATGAACAAATACATCTTCCCCGGCGCCGATGCTAGCACTCCCCTTGGATTCGTTGTCGATAAACTCGAGGCTGCTGGGTTTGAGATCAAGGGCATTGACACTATCGGCGTCCACTACTCTGCCACTCTCTGGCGCTGGTACCGCAACTGGCTGGGTAACggggagaaggtcaaggcgAAGTACGGTGAACGCTGGTACAGG ATCTGGGAATACTTCCTTGCGTACTCCACCATCACCTCCCGTCAGGGTGGTGCTACTTGCTGGCAAATCACCCTGGTCAAGAACATCAACTCTACCCACCGTGTTGAGGGTATTAACAGCCAGTATGGCCTTACAGGCGCTCGGGAAGCCGCCATCGCTAGTGTCGGCAAAGGCTCTTTGCCAAGCGCTCACGTCACCTTTAAGGCTTAA
- a CDS encoding uncharacterized protein (transcript_id=CADANIAT00003376) has product MTFRTTATAQEKGKQPLIGRIEAALQGCRREDCAMARTETDIGSSLSLVWSCGLYKNDEGFSPLHPKKEPQPSKLTSVHGRDRMSPTTSSHSDYDPLPSQGHQSPRPIQNAETPAAWGIGWKCPNLMIGLVTCGAMLSVGHHFYYRSFDDTLVDSIDQQTWAIRVGTGFAFLIKACLVSAVGVAAVQETWATLRRKSVKLSGIDGMFAVLDNPLAFLTPDLWMHAKTLTVLAIVSWLIPLMAIVTPSTLYVIALPTWQTSQLEVPSVSFAKSFWIGLVTLEGAGYINSPSPGISRLFTMIASSMQLPPVPAPFPRSSYTLTFWGPSYKCQSLSEALLDVHGLSQALWDSEIGNTTDQSRRAYSGVAPQDLNNTLFVWAAGQNSLWNDDASRPTELVCQLWNTSYVVGLSFNDGIQTLTPISVDHVAYSNWTAGAGSSSLLEDIGPTVNGGFYVVHMLFSGLIQGDWLTGSTGSVAENITSQTAFTKLSIAQTGLFACPEMWNTSQYDYLHGDSSTTSCRNRTLARAIEDLSQNFTYSLLNLNAANTTVDVLDLTSRNFYQYGEGYLILAYMTAIGVTVACVIVGFFALWRNGVSQNTSFSSVLMTTRNPELDRLAIGHCLGSEPLKKRMGKVRLQYGEIEGSDQRYKHAAFGTKGSVMALTKGEHYY; this is encoded by the exons ATGACATTTCGGACGACTGCAACTGCCCAAGAAAAGGGGAAACAGCCTTTGATAGGCCGCATTGAGGCTGCACTGCAAGGCTGCCGCAGGGAAGACTGCGCTATGGCCCGCACAGAAACCGACATTGGCTCaagtctcagccttgtctgGAGCTGCGGCCTCTATAAGAATGATGAAGGGTTCTCCCCTCTCCATCCAAAAAAAGAGCCTCAGCCGTCCAAACTGACCTCTGTTCATGGCCGGGACAGGATGTCTCCAACAACTAGTAGCCACTCCGACTATGACCCGCTCCCTAGCCAAGGTCACCAATCACCACGTCCAATCCAAAACGCAGAGACACCGGCAGCATGGGGAATCGGCTGGAAGTGTCCGAATCTGATGATCGGGCTCGTCACTTGCGGCGCGATGCTGTCAGTGGGACATCATTTCTACTACCGCAGCTTCGATGACACCCTCGTCGATTCTATCGACCAGCAAACATGGGCGATCCGGGTTGGAACCGGCTTTGCCTTCCTAATCAAAGCATGCCTCGTCTCCGCGGTTGGAGTGGCAGCGGTGCAGGAGACCTGGGCCACTCTCCGCCGAAAGAGTGTGAAACTTAGTGGGATTGACGGCATGTTTGCTGTCCTGGACAATCCGCTTGCCTTTCTTACCCCTGACCTATGGATGCACGCGAAAACGCTCACTGTCCTGGCGATCGTCTCTTG GCTAATCCCATTGATGGCTATTGTCACGCCGTCTACTCTCTATGTCATTGCCTTGCCAACCTGGCAGACTTCCCAACTTGAAGTTCCAAGCGTGAGCTTTGCTAAATCCTTCTGGATCGGCCTGGTAACACTCGAGGGAGCAGGATACATCAATTCACCGTCGCCCGGCATCAGCCGCCTCTTCACAATGATCGCCTCGTCTATGCAATTGCCTCCAGTCCCTGCACCATTCCCCAGATCATCCTACACGCTAACATTCTGGGGCCCCTCATACAAGTGCCAGAGCCTTAGCGAAGCTCTCTTAGACGTGCACGGGTTGAGCCAGGCACTGTGGGATAGCGAGATCGGGAACACAACGGACCAGTCGCGCAGAGCTTATTCCGGGGTTGCTCCTCAAGATCTTAACAATACACTTTTTGTATGGGCTGCAGGGCAGAACTCGCTGTGGAACGATGACGCCTCGCGACCGACCGAGCTCGTCTGCCAGCTCTGGAATACCTCCTACGTGGTCGGCCTTTCTTTCAACGATGGCATTCAGACCCTAACACCTATATCAGTAGATCACGTCGCCTATTCCAACTGGACTGCAGGCGctggttcttcctctctACTCGAGGATATAGGCCCGACAGTGAATGGGGGGTTCTACGTGGTACATATGCTATTTTCCGGCCTTATCCAGGGTGACTGGCTCACTGGTTCTACGGGGTCAGTGGCAGAGAACATAACCTCACAGACGGCGTTCACCAAATTGTCCATCGCACAGACCGGCCTCTTTGCATGTCCGGAGATGTGGAATACCAGTCAATATGATTACCTTCACGGCGACAGCTCAACCACTTCTTGTCGGAACAGAACACTGGCTCGAGCAATCGAAGATCTCTCGCAAAATTTCACCTAcagcctcctcaatctcaatGCCGCAAACACCACTGTCGACGTGCTGGACTTGACATCGCGCAACTTCTACCAGTACGGTGAGGGATATCTGATACTAGCCTACATGACTGCGATTGGAGTCACTGTTGCGTGCGTCATTGTTGGATTTTTTGCCCTCTGGCGGAATGGTGTCTCACAGAACACCTCGTTTTCGAGTGTCCTTATGACAACGCGGAATCCGGAGCTGGACCGTCTGGCCATTGGCCATTGTCTGGGATCCGAGCCGTTGAAAAAAAGAATGGGGAAGGTCCGGTTGCAGTATGGGGAGATTGAGGGCTCGGATCAGCGGTATAAGCACGCGGCGTTTGGAACCAAGGGATCGGTGATGGCTCTGACGAAGGGAGAGCATTATTACTAG